The genomic window GATAGTGAGTGATACAAATGCTGAAATTAATACTGCCGAAGCAACCACAACTGCAAATTCGCGAAATAGACTTCCAACAAATCCTTCTAAAAAAAGGAGCGGCAAAAAAACCACAGAAAGCGTAAGTGAGGTTGAAATGATAGCAAAAATGATTTCGCGACTACCTTCCAATGCAGCTTTTTTGATAGGCATTCCTTGTTCCAGTTTTTTAAATATATTTTCGGTTACAACGATACCGTCGTCCACTACCAAACCGGTGGCCAACACGATACCCAGCAAGGTGAGGATATTGATAGAGAAGCCTGCAAAATACATGATCGAAAAAGTGGCTATCAATGATATCGGAATATCGATAAGTGGCCGAATTGCTATTTTCCAATTTCTGAAAAAAAACAGGATAACCAATATCACCAAACTCAATGAAATAACCAGAGTCTCCTTCACCTCATTGAGTGATTTTTTGATATTGGTAGTGTTGTCAATGAGTTTAGTAAAAATGAGGTCACTGGTTTTTTGATCGTTTGTAATCTCTTGCAGCCGCTTGTCGAATTCTTCTGATATTTTTACATAGTTTGCTCCCGGTTGAGGTACTACAGCCAGACCAACTGCAGTAACGCCATTGAGCTTCCAGGTGCGTTCCAGATTTTCGGGTGCAATTTCAACGCGTGCTACATCACCTAGTCTTACTATTCCGGCTTCATTTGATCTTATCACCATATCCCTGAAATCCTGTTCTGATTGTAACCTGCCTACAGTACGGATAGTCAATTCAGTCTGATTTCCATAAATTTTTCCTGAAGGAATCTCAATATTTTCCTTTTGTAATACTGAAGTTATATCGTTGAATGCAATCTGGTAAGCGTTCATCTTGTCAGGATTGACCCACAATCGCATTGAAGGTCTGAGCTGCCCTATGATGTTGATGGCACTAACTTCAGGGATAGTTTGAAATTTATTTTGGAGCACGTTCTCAGCATAGTCGCTTAGCTCAACCAAACTTTTGTTTGGGCTTTGGATAGCCATGATGATGATAAAGTCGCTGTTGGCATCTGACTTAGCCACCACAGGTGGTGCGTCAATATCCTGTGGTAAAAATCGAATGGCCTGACTTACTTTTTCACGCACGTCGTTTGCTGCGGATTCTAGATCTGTACTGAGGTCAAATTCTACGGTGATATTGCTGTTGCCTACCGAACTTGTAGAGGTGAGTGCCCGTATCCCCGGGATACCATTTATTGTCTTTTCAAGTGGTTCAGTGATCTGACTTTTGATTATTTCAGCATTGGCTCCGGCATAATTCGTCCTGACATTAACAGTCGGAGGATCGATTGCCGGATATTCTCTAACTCCAAGTCTCATGAATCCTATCACTCCAAACAGGACCAACAAGATATTCATCACCGTGGCTAATACGGGCCTTTTAAGTGCGAGTTCTGATAAATTCATTCCTTGTTGGTGTTCAAATTCATAAAATCATCCAGACTTTTTACTTGTCTCACAGTAAGCTGCGATTTTGGCCTAACAAACAAAACACCCGTTACTACAATGCTGTCACCCCGGTTTATCCCTTTTGTAACTTCTACAAAATCTGCTGTCCTGTAACCCGTTTCTATATTTGACATCATCCCTTTGCCATTTTTAACCAATACCACCTGACTGGCGACGGCATCAGGAATCACTGCTTGAGTAGGCACTAGAATTCCTTGCTTTTTTTCTTGAAGAACAATTTTGACAAAGCTTCCTGCAGTGAGCCCAAATTGGCTGAGCTCGGCCCTGACGGTTGCATTCCTCGTATTGAGGTTGATCTGTCCATCAATGGCGATTACTTTTGCTGTCAAAGATTTTTCATTTTCGGAGGTGTAGACTTGTACCTGACTCCCTTTTTTGATTTTGGGCAGAATGTGTTCAGGAACGACAAAGTCAATTTTTACTTTGTTTTTTGAATGAATCGTGCCAATGGTCTGAGACGGAGTAATGTAAGCTCCATTGCTGACCTGTCGCAGGCCCAACACACCGTCAAATGGTGCTCTGATCTCTGTCTTGGCGATCTGCGCTTCCAAAACTTCCAGACTGGATTCAAGACTTTTGAGCTGACTCCACGCCTGATCATAATCTGCCTGATTGACGCCTTTGATTTCCAGTAATTTGCCCAAACGCTCTACTGTCTTTGCGGATAGTTCTTTCTGAACCTGTGCTTGTTTCCTCTGCGCCAACAGTTCAGAGTTATTTATCCGAAGTAAGAGAGTGCCTTTCGATACAGCTGCTCCATCGGGAAAATTTAAATAGATGATTCGGCCACTCACCTCACTGTGGAGGTCAGCACTTTCTTGTGACAATACAGTTCCATTGAATTCAGAAGCAGTAGGCAATGGAGAGATCGAAGCTACCACAATGTCCACCGGTACCGGATTAGATTGTTTAGAAATCGGAGCTTCAATTTTTTTATTCTTACAGGAAGCCAAAAGTCCTATGGAAATCAGGCATAGTGCTATGCCCCTCGTCATGAACAGTGTAAAATTGGGATTTCGAGGTAGCAACATGGCTTTCGTGTTTAATCTGGATAATATAAAGGGATGAAATGGTTTTTGGTTGATCAGAAACACATTTTTCCACTGTTGAAAGTGGGATCAGCAATAGAGCGTACGATGAGGAAAAATGATTCTGATGGAAAAAATATTGGAACTGGATTTAAGAAAATGCAAAATTCCTATTTTTTATTGCTTGATTTGAATTTTTCCTGGAATGTACTCCAAGGAGTAGTTTTATAAAAATTGCCGCCGAAATAGTTAGAGATCATTTCAAAATCATCCGCATCCCAGTATCCCGGAATAGGTTGCAGGGTATTGAGGTCTTCATCAATAAAAACCACTGTAGGATAGGAGAGTTGGCCATTGGCTATCTCAACAGCAAGTTCATGATAGCCTCTGGTACCTCTAGGAATAAATTTGTACGATTTATTTTTGAAAATGATATCCTGAGTTTGCTCGGCATTAAATTTTATTGCATAAAAATTTTGATTGACATATCTCACTATTCTTGGGTCTTGAAAAGTGGAAGCATCCATCCTTTTACACCAACCACACCAATCTGTGTATAGGTCAACGATCAATTTTTTAGGTTCTTTCTTGACCAAATCCTGAGCAGATTCCCAGGAGATCCACTTGATAGATTCTCTTTGGGCCTCTGCCTTTGAGGTCAAAGCCAAAACGAGAACAAGGGGGAATATGCGGGAAAATCTTTTTTGAATAGATTGAACGGTCATGGAAAACACTTTATGAAAAAATCGTTTTACAGAGCAAAATAACGATGATCGATCCATGTTTTCAAGTCGGGACAGGAGAAAGCAAACAGGTTTAAAAGAAATTTAACTATATCGGTCTGATAATATTGATTTCATCGCCGGAAAGCTTGATCTTATTGGATAGTTTGCCCTTTAGAGTCGGGGCCGCGACTCCGGTATGGAGCAAAAGAGGCGATCGAATGACTCTGGCTTCATCCCACAATTGGGAGTTGATAAAAGTCTGTATTGTTTTAGGCCCGCCTTCTACAAGTAAAATTCCAAGACCTTCAGCGTATATATTTTGGAGCAATTGAAGGATGTTCACGATTTTTCCTTGTGAAAAATCAATGCTCAGACTAAAATTCGATTTTCCAGCGTCATTGAGCATGTTTCTGTCTTCAGGGTGATTTGAAAAAACGATAGGCTTTGGGTTTTTTCCTGGGACCAATCTGGTCGTCAGTTCCGGTAGATCAGTAAAAAAAGTATTCCTTCCAACGGCTATTGCATCAACTTCCGAGCGCCATCTGTGCACAAGGATGTCAGAAAATATGTTACTGATTTTTGTCCTTTGACCTTTAGCACTAACAAAACCGTCCATTGATTCTGCCCATTTCAAAATGACATAAGGTCTTTTAACTTGTTGGTTGACGACGAAGGGTTTGCATGATTGTAAACACTCCGTTTCATTTACAGGGCCGGTGACTTTAATGCCTTGACTTTGCAAAAATTCAACTGACTTTCCGGACATAAGCGGATTGGGATCATAGCACCCAAACACAACATGGGGGATTCCAGAGTCCAGTATTGCTTGGGTACAAGGACCAGTTTTGCCCCAGTGATTGCAGGGTTCAAGGCTGATATAAATAGTTGATTTTGGAAGTAAGGTCTTGTCTTTTTCTTTGACTGAAAGCAAAGCATTGATTTCAGCATGGGGTCCTCCGAAGTGTTTGTGGTAAGAATGGCCTATGATACGATCGTCGGCTACGATAGCACAGCCAACCTCCGGATTTGGAGAAACACGACCTCTGCCATACTTCGCAAGACTTATGCAAAAATTTATATATGTTTTATGCGAAGATGTAGCCAATTTTTTTTTATTTTGTGTAAGATTAAAATAGAGAACATTGTTCACTAAAACTTGGAATTTGCATGAAAAAACTGATAGCTGAATTAATAGGTAGTTTTTTTATTTGTTTTGTAGCATGTCTGTGTTACAACAGTAATCTCGGACAAGTTAGCGGAATAGTCATAGGACTTGCCCTCATGGGAATGATTTATGCGGGAGGACATGTTTCTGGAGCGCATTACAATCCTGCCGTGACACTGGCTGCGTTGATCCGTGGTAAGATATCTGTAGCAGAAGTACCGGGATATATTTTAGTGCAATTGGTAGGTGCTTTACTTGCAGGACTGATGGTTTCTACTTTTTTTCTTGGTGTTGCAAAATCGGTTGACGTTGGAATGAAAGTGCCACAGATGATGATGGGAGAAATGCTTGGGAGTTTCGCTATCGTATATGTGTTGTTTAATGTTGTTGGTTCAAAAGATACTGCCGGAAATTCTTTTTATGGCATAGCCGTAGGATTGACTCAGGCGGCGATTATTATTGCAATGGGGAGCATAGCTGTAGTCGCATTGAATCCTGCAATAGCTTTATCATGCGTGGCTAGCGGAGTGATTGGATTCAAAGATTTGTGGTTATATCTGGTAGGTGAGCTTCTAGGCGCAGTACTAGCCGCATTATATTTTGTTTATATACACGGCAAGAGTTGAGAGAAATTTAATTCGATTAAAAATTAAATCTCTTACTCAAATAAAAAAGTTTCTTATTTAATATTTCTTTTTAATTAGCTTGTCCAAGGTATACAGGCAATAATCCAATTCTTCTTTTGTGTTTTTTGTAGAAAAAGAAAAACGGACCGATCGTCCTTTTGTCAGGGGTTTTAATTTGGAAATGACACCGGAAGGTTTTTCAGCTCCTGAAGAACAAGCACTCCCTCCTGATGCCGCAATGCCTGCAATATCTAGATTGATCAACAGCATATCACTGCCGCGATATTCAGGTATCTGGAAATTGAGAATTTTTGGGCAGTAATTTTTTTGAGGCGTATTGATTTCAATTCCGAGATCCAGATCCACTAATTTTTTCCTCATATATTGATGCAGTTCATCTATATATTGAAAGTCGTCTACGCGGGATTGGTACTTGTATTCCAATGCTTGTGTCATGGCAGAGATCCCGAGTAGATTTTCTGTTCCCGATCGTTTATCCCTTTCCTGGCCTCCTCCATGCATCATACAATGTATGGCTGCCGGAGTTCTGGCAAACAAAAATCCAACTCCTTTCAGGGCATTGAATTTGTGTGCTGAGGCGCTTATAAAGTCTACTCCCAGTGAATCCAAATGGTAATCATATATACCGATACCTTGCACTGTATCTGAATGAAAAAAAGCCTGATGATTTTTACAGATTTCTGAAATGGTATTCAGAGGATGTGTTGAGCCGATTTCGTTGTGAACATGCATCAGAGAGACGAGACATTTCCCTTTTATGGCTTTTAGTTTTTCTTCCAGGATATCCATGCTCACCAATCCAAATTCATCCACGGGAAGAATATGTAGTTTTATTTTTTGCTGATTGGAATAGTAAAGCGCGGTTTGTATGACAGAAGGATGTTCTATATCGGTGGTCAGAATATGTTCGATTCCGAGATCATGAATTGCTGATTGAAAGATGGTATTATTGCTTTCTGTACCACACGATGTAAAAATGATCTGACTTGTAGTGCAATGAAATAAATTGCTGATCATACGACGACTTGACTCCAGTAAATCTCTGGCAGACACACCCTCAGTATGTATGGAGGATGGATTGCCAAAAAATTTAAAGGCAATATTTTGTAGATCTGCAGCTATTCGATCATCTAGCGGAGTTGTTGCTGCATGATCCAAATAAATTCGTTTGCGATCTGTCATAGATTTTTGAGCTGTTTTTTAAGTGAGGAAATCAATGATTCTGCCTCATGTAAAGTTTTTGCTTCGCTGTAAATTCTGATGATTGGTTCTGTGTTTGATTTTCGAATATGTATCCAGGAATCCGGAAAAACTAATTTCAATCCATCGTTGGTGATAAAATCAGCATTTTGATAATGTGGCGTAAGATTTGAAATAATATCGGCAAATGCAACTTGTGAGGGAATTTCCATTTTGTCTTTACACATTTCAAATACCGGATAAGTTTTCTTCAGTTCAGAAAGTGTCATTTCTCTTTCTGCCATGAGCGACAATATCAATACTATTCCAACAAGACTGTCTCTGCCATAATGCAAATCTGGAAGTATGATGCCTCCATTGCCCTCACCACCTATGACAGCATTGTGTTTTTTCATTTCAGTCACGACATGAACTTCTCCGACCGGGGATGCAGAATAAGTGCAACCATATTTATTTTCTGTGAGGTGTTTTAAAGCCAAACTGGAAGATAGATTGGATACTGTGTGTCCTTTATGTTTTGACAAAATAAAATCGGCAGCAGCAACCAAGGTATATTCTTCTCCAAAATAATTTCCATTTTCATCTACCAGGGCAAGCCTGTCTACATCAGGATCTATTGCAATGCCGAGATCTCCCGATTGTGCTGTTCTTTCCATGAGTGCGGACAAATGCTGAGGCAATGGTTCCGGATTGTGGGCAAAATCACCTGTGATTTCGGCATTGATCAAACTGAATTCGCAATTGAGTTTTTCAAGTAGTTTTGGGATAGCTATGGCACCGGTAGAATTGATACAATCCACCACAACTTTGTATTTTTTTGTTTTAATTTTTTGAAGCGGAATAAAATCCAATTTCAGTATTTGATCTATATGTATATCTATTGTATCAGAAACTTCTGATAGAGATCCTAATTTATCTATTTGAGCAAAGTCAAATTGAGCTTTATGGACTGCCTGTATAATGTGGTTTCCTTCTTCAGCTGAAATAAATTCGCCTTTTTCATTCAGCAATTTCAGCGCATTCCATTCTTTTGGATTGTGGCTTGCTGTCAAGATAATTCCACCTTGAGCATGATAATGTGGTACAGCCATTTCTATTGAAGGTGTAGTGCTCCAACCTGCATCGATGACATGAATACCCATACTTTGAAGTGTACTGACTACCAATGCGGAAACTATTGAACCTGATATTCTACCATCGCGTCCGACGATTATTTTGGCTTGTGGATGTTTGCTCAAAACACTGGACGCATAGGCAGCAGAAAACCTTACGACATCTAAAGGTGTCAGATTATAGCCCGGTTCACCACCTATAGTCCCTCGTATACCTGAAACTGAAGCAATCAAACTCATCTCTACGTTTTCGTGCAAAAATAAGTCTCCGGGATGATAAAAAAATCAGAACTTGGCTGATGATGCTCAGATCATTAGATTTGCATAGGCTAATCTGATCTCAGAAGAGAGGCGGGCCGATAAATAAAGAATGCATGGAATGGATACAATTGGATAAGCAAATTTTTGAGTGGATAGTGACAGAAGGACGTACTACTTTTCTGGACAGTATTCTGCCATTGTGTCGAGATAAATTGTTTTGGTTGCCCTTATATCTCGGATTAGTTGTTTATTTGGTTCAGATCAGCGGAAAGGATTCCTGGCGATGGATACTGATGATTATTTTGACCGTAACGCTTTCAGACCAACTGAGTTCTAATGTTTTAAAAAATAAAGTCAAAAGAGTCCGTCCTTGCAGAGATCTAAGTATCAAGGATGAATATTTTACACTGATCAATTGCAGTGGAGGATATAGCTTTCCCTCTTCACATGCTACAAATCATATGGCGATAGCCAATTTTATTGGACTCAGTTTTGCTTCAAAACAAAAACGACTGAAGTGGATGTTGTACGTCTGGGCTTTGATCGTGGGATTTGCTCAAGTCTATGTAGGGGTACATTATCCGATAGATGTGGTTGTTGGTTGGCTCCTCGGATTTATGGTAGGACTTGCCACTTATTTTCTTGCACAAATCTGGATCAAAAAAAAGGATAAGCATGTCAATCCTATAGCATGATTTCATTTGGATTAATATCCGTCATTGAATTCCTAAAATTTACATCCTGATTTGTGCAAGAAATACAAATCCATTTCAATGGATCATTGGACTATTATTTT from Saprospiraceae bacterium includes these protein-coding regions:
- a CDS encoding efflux RND transporter periplasmic adaptor subunit → MTRGIALCLISIGLLASCKNKKIEAPISKQSNPVPVDIVVASISPLPTASEFNGTVLSQESADLHSEVSGRIIYLNFPDGAAVSKGTLLLRINNSELLAQRKQAQVQKELSAKTVERLGKLLEIKGVNQADYDQAWSQLKSLESSLEVLEAQIAKTEIRAPFDGVLGLRQVSNGAYITPSQTIGTIHSKNKVKIDFVVPEHILPKIKKGSQVQVYTSENEKSLTAKVIAIDGQINLNTRNATVRAELSQFGLTAGSFVKIVLQEKKQGILVPTQAVIPDAVASQVVLVKNGKGMMSNIETGYRTADFVEVTKGINRGDSIVVTGVLFVRPKSQLTVRQVKSLDDFMNLNTNKE
- a CDS encoding phosphatase PAP2 family protein; this translates as MEWIQLDKQIFEWIVTEGRTTFLDSILPLCRDKLFWLPLYLGLVVYLVQISGKDSWRWILMIILTVTLSDQLSSNVLKNKVKRVRPCRDLSIKDEYFTLINCSGGYSFPSSHATNHMAIANFIGLSFASKQKRLKWMLYVWALIVGFAQVYVGVHYPIDVVVGWLLGFMVGLATYFLAQIWIKKKDKHVNPIA
- the glmM gene encoding phosphoglucosamine mutase, with the protein product MSLIASVSGIRGTIGGEPGYNLTPLDVVRFSAAYASSVLSKHPQAKIIVGRDGRISGSIVSALVVSTLQSMGIHVIDAGWSTTPSIEMAVPHYHAQGGIILTASHNPKEWNALKLLNEKGEFISAEEGNHIIQAVHKAQFDFAQIDKLGSLSEVSDTIDIHIDQILKLDFIPLQKIKTKKYKVVVDCINSTGAIAIPKLLEKLNCEFSLINAEITGDFAHNPEPLPQHLSALMERTAQSGDLGIAIDPDVDRLALVDENGNYFGEEYTLVAAADFILSKHKGHTVSNLSSSLALKHLTENKYGCTYSASPVGEVHVVTEMKKHNAVIGGEGNGGIILPDLHYGRDSLVGIVLILSLMAEREMTLSELKKTYPVFEMCKDKMEIPSQVAFADIISNLTPHYQNADFITNDGLKLVFPDSWIHIRKSNTEPIIRIYSEAKTLHEAESLISSLKKQLKNL
- a CDS encoding aquaporin — translated: MKKLIAELIGSFFICFVACLCYNSNLGQVSGIVIGLALMGMIYAGGHVSGAHYNPAVTLAALIRGKISVAEVPGYILVQLVGALLAGLMVSTFFLGVAKSVDVGMKVPQMMMGEMLGSFAIVYVLFNVVGSKDTAGNSFYGIAVGLTQAAIIIAMGSIAVVALNPAIALSCVASGVIGFKDLWLYLVGELLGAVLAALYFVYIHGKS
- a CDS encoding cysteine desulfurase, with the protein product MTDRKRIYLDHAATTPLDDRIAADLQNIAFKFFGNPSSIHTEGVSARDLLESSRRMISNLFHCTTSQIIFTSCGTESNNTIFQSAIHDLGIEHILTTDIEHPSVIQTALYYSNQQKIKLHILPVDEFGLVSMDILEEKLKAIKGKCLVSLMHVHNEIGSTHPLNTISEICKNHQAFFHSDTVQGIGIYDYHLDSLGVDFISASAHKFNALKGVGFLFARTPAAIHCMMHGGGQERDKRSGTENLLGISAMTQALEYKYQSRVDDFQYIDELHQYMRKKLVDLDLGIEINTPQKNYCPKILNFQIPEYRGSDMLLINLDIAGIAASGGSACSSGAEKPSGVISKLKPLTKGRSVRFSFSTKNTKEELDYCLYTLDKLIKKKY
- a CDS encoding DUF255 domain-containing protein, with protein sequence MTVQSIQKRFSRIFPLVLVLALTSKAEAQRESIKWISWESAQDLVKKEPKKLIVDLYTDWCGWCKRMDASTFQDPRIVRYVNQNFYAIKFNAEQTQDIIFKNKSYKFIPRGTRGYHELAVEIANGQLSYPTVVFIDEDLNTLQPIPGYWDADDFEMISNYFGGNFYKTTPWSTFQEKFKSSNKK
- the ribD gene encoding bifunctional diaminohydroxyphosphoribosylaminopyrimidine deaminase/5-amino-6-(5-phosphoribosylamino)uracil reductase RibD, which gives rise to MATSSHKTYINFCISLAKYGRGRVSPNPEVGCAIVADDRIIGHSYHKHFGGPHAEINALLSVKEKDKTLLPKSTIYISLEPCNHWGKTGPCTQAILDSGIPHVVFGCYDPNPLMSGKSVEFLQSQGIKVTGPVNETECLQSCKPFVVNQQVKRPYVILKWAESMDGFVSAKGQRTKISNIFSDILVHRWRSEVDAIAVGRNTFFTDLPELTTRLVPGKNPKPIVFSNHPEDRNMLNDAGKSNFSLSIDFSQGKIVNILQLLQNIYAEGLGILLVEGGPKTIQTFINSQLWDEARVIRSPLLLHTGVAAPTLKGKLSNKIKLSGDEINIIRPI